Genomic DNA from Nitrospiraceae bacterium:
ACCGGCGGGGTTCTGGAAGTTCGCCTCGACGACGTACGCCTGGGGCCGAGCGCGACCGGATCCACGCCGCAATTGCCGTCCGGAGATTATGTGCGTCTGACCGTCTCCGACGGCGGTGAAGGCATGAGTAGCGGCGTGCAGGCCAGGATGTTTGATCCCTTTTTCACCACCAAGGGCATCGGCGAGGGCATCGGCATGGGATTGGCAGTCGTCCACGGCATCGTCACGGAACACGGTGGAACCATCCGGGTGACGAGCCAGCTAGGCCACGGCACCACTGTCGAGGTCTATCTCCCTTCGCTTCCAGACGAGCCCCCTCCGCCCACACATCCGTCGATCGAAAGGTAGAAACCGGCGCGGTGAATTGAAGAATCCCTTGCTGGGGATGAGGAGGAGCGTTACAGTCATAGAGACGAAGCGAAGGGCGGCCGCCCCCGGCAGTGCAGGTCCGTGGTCCTCGACCGATCGGACCTTCGGAGCCGCCCGCTATCTATGAAGGAGTACTATGCCGTCGGTTTTGGTCGTGGACGATGAGGACGCGATCCGCCAGTTGATCCGCCAAACTCTCGAGCAGGCCGGCTATCAAGTGAGCGCCGCCCGGGACGGGAAGGAAGGGCTCGCACGGTACCGCAAGGCTCCGGCTGACCTCGTGATTATGGATATCCTGATGCCGGACCAAGACGGCCTCGAAAGCATCCTCACCCTGCGCCGCGAGTTTCCGAACGCAAAGATCGTGGCCATCACCGGCGGCAGCGACATGATCGGCATCCTGAACTTTCTCGACGTGGCCAAAATGCTGGGCGCGCGACGGACGCTGCAGAAACCGTTCGAGATGAAGCAACTCTTGGACGTCGTGCACGGCGAGCTCACCAGCTAGCGGTCGTTGATGGTCCGATCGACCTCCCGTTGACTTTCCTTCACCCACCTCCGCACACTAGCGCCCGCACAGTCGTCCCGATGGAAGCCACTTACCCCTCATGACGTGGTCGATAGTACCGTTGCATGCAGCGCTCGGCGGGCTCGTACTCGCCGTCGGCGCATTGTTGATGTGGGACCAGGTGCCGACGGCCTTGCCTCTGTTGGTCGGGGCCGGCGCGGCAGGCTTTCTGTGGTGGCGCAGCCCAGATATCGGCTCGGTCTGGGCCTGGACGACCATGTTGATGGGAGTCGAGAGTATGGCATGGCCCGTCGCGACCATGCTGATCGTGAGATCGACTGGAACAGAACCCACCGAGGCCCAGATGGGAACGATCCTCAATGCGGTGCTGTTCGGACTCTTCTCATCAGTCTTTTGGGTCACCTTCTCGCTGGGACTCTTCAAGCGACTGAAGGAAAGAAACCAGCCGCCCGTACCGCCCGCAACCGAGCCTGCTCCAGAGCAGATCCGAAAAAAGCGTGCTCGCCGCTGACAGAGTCCTCCGCAAGGTGCTGACGCGTGGAGCGTCCGGCGCGCAGGAGATTCATCTCACGACTCCCGGTTCCGCTAAGCCATCGCCACCGGATCCACATCCACGTCGAATCGCAGTTGTCCCACCCGCTGCTCCTGTTCGAGCCGATCGAGCGTCCCCGTCACCGTCCTTCGCGCGAGGGACAGATCCGTGGACTTGACCAGGATCTGCCAACAATAGCGATCCCGCACCAGCAGCTTGGGCGCCGGAGAGGGCCCCAGAATCGTAACGTCTCCGCCGCCGAATGATCCCGGCTGTTTCGCTCCAGCTGTCCCGTAGGGTCCTGGAAGCCGAGTCGCTCGGCCTCCGTCACCCGCCAGCGCCGCATGCAGCAAGTCCGCCCAGCGCTGCGCGGCTCGCGCCACCGCGGATTCAACCCGTCCGGAGATGTCCAGTCGAATCAGGTGGGTGAAGGGCGGATATTGCAGCATCTCTCGAAAGACGCGCTCGTGCGTCAGGAACTGGGTCGGATCGCCGGCGACGATCGCGGCAATGGCATGATGATCGCCAAACCGTGTCTGCAGCATCACCCGCCCGCCCGGCCTCGCGAGTTCCACCGCATCTACCAGGCCATGGTATGTCCGTTCAGCAGAGCGAAAATCCGACACATGCAAGCCGGCGTCCGCATCGGGGATGCCGACAAACGCGGCTCGGGGCGAGAGGGGTAATCGGAAGAGCATTTCCGTCCCGATCAGAATGTCGAGTTCCTTGTCGGCAAGAAGCTGTGCAACGGCCCTGGCATCGGCTGGACGCCTGACCGCGTCACTGTCCATGCGACCGACTCGCGCTCCCGGGAACATCCGCTTGACCGTCTCCTCGACCCGTTCAGTCCCGGACCCGACCGGTTCCAAATGCGGGCCGTGACACTTCGGGCACTCCTCCGGCAGCGATTTCGTGCGGCCGCAATAGTGGCAACGCAGATGTCGATTCAGCTTATGGAAGGTCAACGTGACGCTACATGCCCCGCACTGCGGCATCGTGCCGCAGTCACGGCAATGCAACACGCTGGCGTACCCTTTTCGATTCAAATACAAGATCGCGAGTTCTCCCCGCTGCAGAGCGCCCCGAATGCCCTCGCAGAGCGCCGGGACGAGCAACGTCCCGCTTGGGAGCCCCTTCGCATCGATCACCTCCACCGTTGGAGCCATGGCGCTGTCCCGGTAGCTCGCGGGGACCATGGTTGCCAGCGCCACTTCGTGCCAGGCCTCGAGCGAGGGATGGTTTGACGCCCATACCAGCGCAGCCCCCTCACGTCCCGCCCGAAAACGGGCCACGTCGCGCGCGTGATATCGCGGCGCCTGCTCTTCCTTCAATGCACCTTCATCTTCGCCATCCACCCAGATCAGGCCCAGTTCGGGCAGCGGGGCAAAGACCGCGAGGCGCGTCCCGATCAACACGTTGCCAGCCCCGCTCTTTGCAGCCTGCCAAACCGCCCCCCGCGCCGATGTGGACAACGCACCGTGGAGCAGCAAGGCGCCGAGTCCCGCCTCCGTGACCAACGCAGCGAGCCTGGTTGCCCGCTCGACTTCACCGGTTACAACCAACACACGGCGTCCCATGGCAAACGTTTGCCTAATTGCTTCCACGAGACACTGCCCGCGAAGGTCACGACCAGCATCGAGCACCACCCTTCCCGGAGGAGCCTGTTGCAAGGCCAAACGGATTGTCGCCGGCCAGCCTGAGGCGGCCGGAGCATCGTCCGTGACGCTGGGAAGCAGATCGAGGGTGGAAGACAACACAGTCGGAGGAGTGCGGCCTGATACAGGGACGCATGACGAGCCGGAGGTCGCAATGTCTTCGGAAAGCCGCACGAGCCCCAGATCGGTCAGGTGCCGTAGCGCACGAGAGGGACTGGAGGCCACTCCCTTCGTAAGCGCATTCTCAGACAAGCCCTTCCGCCGCCGTTGTAGCCGTTCCAATAGCGTCTGTTCCGACTCATCCAGGCCGGCCTCCGGCAGCCGGCAGGTTCGTCCTTCTTCGGTCGCCACATAGCGTCGGCGTATCTTTGGCGACTGACTCGCCCCAGGGGGAAGAATCAGATTGATACATTGCCCCCAGGGGGCCGCGTAATACTCTGCGACCCATCGCAGGAGATCGACGCGATCCTTCGCCAGATCCTGGTCGGCAAGCGGGTCGGCGAGGGCACGAATGGGCTTCAATGCCCCGGTTGGAGCATGCCGTGGCAGCCGCGTATGCACCCCAACCACAAGGCCATGCAGGGTCTGGGTCCCAAACGGGATCAGCACCTGCCGCCCGATCGTGACCTGTCCGGTCAATTCCCTGGGTATTTGGTAGGTGAAGGCGCGACGCAACCGCCGGGGCACAATCACATCGGCAAAGACAGCGGGTTCTGGGACGGACGCGGAAGCGACCGGAGACTGCGAGACGTCGGACATGCGCCATTGTAGCAACACGAGTGACAGCCAACAATGAGGCGAGGCTTCACGGAGCCGGTGGTTGGAGTCGGTCGAGGATTCTTGAGGGAAGGGGGGACGCCTGACAGGCCACCGGCGTCTGGGACACCGGTGGCCCGAGTTGTGGCTCAGAGACCGGGAGTATTGCTCGGCGCGGCTTCGCCTGAAGGAGGCGCAGAAGCCGGTTGCGCGGATGTTGGGACCGTCCGCTCAGACCCGCTGTCCACCGAAGCCGTCCCGCTGCCGGGAACGGGAACCGCCTGAGCCGGCGTCACATCGGCCGGCGCCGCACCCATTTGATTGAACGTATACTTGCCTGCCTCGGGTAGACCGGCATCCGTCACCTCGTGAACCGGCTGGGCCTTCGGCTCTTCCTCCGGCGCATAGAGAACCACTTCGATGCGGCGGTTCTTCTTGCGTCCTTCTTCGGTGCCGTTGCTCGCCACAGGCCGACTCGCGCCATACCCCACGGAGGACAGCTTCGCCGAATCCATTCCGCCCTTCTCCACCAGGTAACGAACAATTCCAGCAGCGCGGGCCTTGGAGAGCTCCCAATTCGACGGATAGCGGCCCTTCAGGGACGGACCAATCTCCATGTTGTCCGCGTGACCCTCCACGCGAATCTGTTTGTCGACCCCGGCAATCTTGAGATAGGCGGTGATGTCGTCCAGGATGGCTATGGCCGACGGTTTGACTTTCACCTCGCCGGACTCGTACTCGAGTTGATCGACCAGGTCATCGAGGCTGAGCTTGGTCACACCTCCCGCTCGTTCGAGCCGCACTTTCGACGGCTGGCGTGGTTCAGCAGCCGCGGCACTCGCGGTCTCGGAACGGCCGGCTGCAACCGGCGTAGCGGACAGAGGCGCGACATCGCCCTCGACACCATCCATCACCATCGCTTCGACCGGCGAATGGTCCTTATACTGAACCAGGTCGCCGACCAGAACCCGCGCAGTGGCCCGATAGAGGTAGCCGGTGGAGGTCCGCGGCTCGGTCGAGAGGATTTTCACCTCCCCGACCTTGCGCTTGGGTAATCCATTCCCGATCCTCGAAACATCCAGACGGTCGCCGACTTGAAGTCCATCGTCCCGCCCCTTATCGAGGTAGACAATGTTGTATTGCCCCACCAGCGACATGTTCTTGTCGGCCTGGAGATCAAGGATCATGCCCTCGAGTTCCGTCGCCGGGGCGGCAGGCGCAGCCGATTCCTCCGCAGCAGGCGGCGTGAAGCGCATGATCGGGTCGCCGGGCGAGATCGGAGCGAAACTACGGACAACCTGTGCTCCCACAGTCGTCGCGTCGAGCTGGGTGACCTTCACGACGCCCAACTTCACGATGACGTGGCCCAGATATGCTTTGGTTTTTGGATGAAACACCTTTCGGGCACGGCGATAGACCGTATAGAGGTCGCCCAACGCCGCATCCCCGGGGTTCTTCAACTTGAGATAGAGGTGATCGGTCCCGGCCCAGCCGATGACCATTCGATTGCCGGTCATCTGGTTGTCGCCGGTAATGAAATTCACGATGCCGTCGAGCGGCATCTGCTCACGAATGGAGCCCGCCGAATAGGTTAAGGCTGCCTCCCCGGAACCCACACTTTGGGCATTCTCAGCCGACGCGGTAAGCGCGTGGAGGGGCAGCATTGTGCAGGACACAAGAAGCAGGCTGGCGCGCATCGATCGTGTCATCATGGTGGTTACACCTTCGGTTATATGTAGCAACCTTAGCAAAGACAGGGGGGTTGTCAAGAAATGCGGGCCTTTGGCGGCCGTTTGCTCCCCACACCATGCCGGTGATATCGTGAGACTGAACGCCTCGTAGGAGCTACCCGTGGGAGCGCACAAGGGTCGGATCAACACGCAGGTTCGTCGGCGACTGAAAGTCCACGAGACGACACCGCTGGAATCCGAATGGGATGAGCAGAGCGGTCGCGAATCAACGGACCTCCGCATGCCCGCTGATCGCATGGTTTCCCGGCCCTCCGTCCCTCACGCTCCGACCGCTCCATCTTCCGATTCCAATCCCAAAAGCGACCCGCAGTCGAACTCTTCTCAGCCGTCCTAATCGCGTCTTATAACTACTCGACAGTATTCAGATTCTAGGACTTTCGGGACTAGAAGCCCTAGGTCCTTTGTGCGCTTGCTATTAAAAATCGGTGGGGGCTAAGATTCCGACCTCTTTGTAAGTCCGCAAGACCGTTTGAGGTTCGATCCATGGCTGGTTCCGAGCTCCTCTTAGAATATCTCACGCGGTATTTTCCCATTTTGGTGTTCGTCTTCGTCGCGCTTGCATTCGGCGGAGTGACGCTGCTCATCAGCTACTTCCTCCAGCCGAAGTACCCGGAACCGGAGAAGCTGTCGGCCTACGAGTGCGGGTCCGAGCCTTTTTCCGACGCCCGGATGCCCTTCCCGGTCCGCTATTACATTTTCGCGATGCTGTTCGTGATTTTCGACGTCGAAGTCATCTTCCTGTATCCCTGGGCCGTCGTGTTCAAGAAGATCGGCTTGGTCGGGCTCCTGGAGATGTTGCTGTTCATCGGCCTCTTCCTGGTCGCCTACGTCTATGCCTGGCGCAAAGGAGCCTTGGAATGGGACTGATACAAATCGGGCGACAGGATAAGGACGGCAGTCCCGATGTCATCACGACCACGGTCGAGAAAGCCGTCAATTGGGCACGCAAGGGCTCTCTATGGCCCATGACGTTCGGGCTGGCCTGCTGCGCCATCGAGATGATCGCCGCGGTGTCGTCGCGTTATGACATGGACCGCTATGGAGCAGGTGTGTTCCGCGCCTCCCCTCGGCAATCCGATCTCATGATCGTGGCTGGAACCGTTTGCCGTCGCATGGCCCCGGTCATCCGCAAGATTTACGATCAGATGCCGGAGCCGAAGTACGTGATCGCCATGGGATCATGCGCCACGTCCGGCAACATTTACGATACCTATAGTGTGGTGCAGGGCGTCGATCGGTTCGTGCCGGTCGATATCTATGTCCCAGGGTGCCCTCCTACGCCGGAAGCGCTGTTTGACGGGATCTTGAAACTGCAAGAGCGCATCATGCAAAAGCGCGTCTTCACCAAACAGCCCAAGCAAGTGAAGGAAGCCCTGAACGTCTAAGTCGGACAATTCAACGATGCATCAGTTGGCCGCGCGCATAGAAGAAACGTTTCCGGGTTCATTCGTCTCTGCCACCGAGTGGCGCGGCGACGTGGCGGTTACCGTCAAGCGAGACGCGCTGCACGAGGTCGCCAAATTTTTGCACGACGATCCCAGCATGCAGTTCGACTATATTGTTCACGTCAGCTCCGTGGACTGGCCGGACGATGAAGAACGGTTCGAAGTGGTATACGAGGTCTATTCCATCCGGAAGCGCCAGCGCATCCGCCTGAAAACGCGGGTTCCGGAGTCCGACTGCGTGGTCGACTCCTTGGTAGACATCTGGAAGGGCGCTGATTTCATGGAGCGTGAAGTCTACGACATGATGGGCATCCGCTTCCGGAATCACCCTGACCTTCGCAGGATTTTGATGCCAGACGACTACGACGAAGGCTATCCCTTGCGCAAAGATTTCCCGATGCGCGGCCGCGGATGGCGAGACACTTTTGAATTTTTGGATGAGCCGGCCCGCTAAGGCCAGCCCCATCTGAGACGCATACACAGGCGTATGGGACAGTTAGAAGACCAGAGAACAACCGTCTATAAAGTCGATCCCGAGCACCCGGAGAGCGAAAGCCTTCCTACGCTTCGGACCGAGGAGCTCCTCCTGAATATGGGGCCGCAGCACCCGAGCACGCATGGCGTGTTGAAGGTGATCCTCGAACTCGAAGGGGAACGGTTGGTCAAATCAACCCCGGTAATGGGATTTCTCCACCGCGGCGTGGAAAAGCTCGCCGAGGACGGAACCTACCACCAGTTCATTCCCCACACCGACCGGCTCGACTACGTCTGCGCGATGTACAACAACTTCGCGTATTGCCGCGCCGTTGAAAAACTGATGAACATCACCGTGCCGGATCGTGCCGAATATCTCCGCACGATCGTGGCCGAGGTACAGCGAATCATCGGCCATCAGTTCTGGCTGGGGACGCAGGCCCTCGACATCGGAGCGATGACGGTCTTTTTCTACTGCTTCCGCGACCGCGAGATCTTACTCGACTGGTTTGACGAACTCTGCGGTGCACGTCTGACGACCAGCTGGTACCGTATCGGAGGCGTGGAACGGGACTTCACGCCCTCCCTGTTTGCCAAGCTGAAGCAGTTCCTCGACTACTTCCCGCCGAAGATCGACGAGTACGTCGTCTTCTTGGAAAAGAATCGTATTTGGTTGGCGCGGACCAAGGGTGTGGCGGTCATTTCCGCAGAAGACGCCCTAAGCTTCGGTCTCAGCGGCCCCACGTTGCGTGGCTCCGGCGTCGATTACGACCTGCGGAAATACGAACCCTACTCGGCCTATCCAAAGTGCGAGTTCAGCGTCCCCGTCGGCAAGAACGGCGACACCTACGACCGGTATTGGATTCGCGTTCAGGAACTCTACGAGAGCGTGAAGATCATCCGGCAGTGCTTGGAACAGATTCAGGACGGCCCGATCATGGCCGACGTGCCGAGCGTCACGTTCCCTCCAAAGGAACGAGTCTTCACGAATCTCGAAGCCATGATCCAGCAGTTCAAACTGTTTTCGCAGGGATTCAACGCCCCTCCGGGTGAAATCTACTGCGGAACCGAAGCCCACAAGGGAGAGTTGGGCTTCTATATCGTCAGCACGGGCGGGGGCAAACCCTACCGCCTCAAGATCCGCGCCCCGTCCTTCATTCATATGGGAGCGTTCGACCATATGTCGCGCGGATACATGATTGCCGACGCCGTCACGATCTTCGGCACCTACGATATCGTGATGGGAGAATGCGACCGGTAGAGAATTTGATCACTCGGTGACTTGACGATTTGGCCGCGAATCCGGAACCGGATCACTCACCAAATCGAGACATCATATTTGAGGCAACATGGGTCTAAAGCCAGCCACGAACCCGGATGTTGAAGCCGCCTCGATCGAACTGACCATCGACGGTCGGACGGTCACGGCCAAGGACGGGGTGTCGCTGTACGACGTCATTGCGAGCACGGGCAAGATCATTCCGGCCATGTGCTACCACTATACATTCGATCCCTTCGGCTCCTGCGGCATGTGTTTGGTCATGCAGGAAGGAAAGAAGGCGCCGGTCCGCTCGTGTACGGCCAAAGCCACCGCCGGCATGGTCATCCGGACCGAAGGCGACGATCTCTTCGCCGCACGCAAGAAGGCGGTCGAAAAGCACCTTTCCGTTCACCCGTTGGACTGCCCGGTCTGCGATGCGGACGGCCACTGCGAGCTGCAGGACATGGCCTTCCAGCACGGCGTCACCAACCTGCCGAACGCGAAGCAAAAATTCATCCCGGAAGACACGCGGAGCCTGGTCCTCGACTTCAACATGAACCGCTGCATCGCCTGCGCGGAATGCATCAACGTCTGCAAGGACGTCTTGATGATCGACGCCCTGCAGTTCATGAAGAAGGGCGGCTTCAACCAGGTCGTGGCCAAGGGCGATTTGCCGCTCTCCTGTGAATTCTGCGGCGACTGCCTGGCCGTCTGCCCGGTGGGAGCGATCACCAATAAGTATTCCAAGTATCTGTACAAGCCGTGGCAGATGAGGAAGACCACGACAACCTGCAACTACTGCGGCGACGGATGCCAGATGTACTTGGAAACCAAAGACACCGAAGTCGTCCGAGTCACGTCACCCCTTTCTTGGAAGAACAAGTGGGGAGACCGGACGGAAACGGCCAAAGGTCACGGTGGGCTCTGTGTGCGGGGACGGTTCGGCTTCCAATACATCGACAGCCAGCAACGATTGCGCCAGCCGCTCGTCCGGAAGGGTGAGACGCTGGCCGAAACGCCCTGGCTGGAGACCATGCACACGCTGGTCGACCGTCTGTCGGAAATTCACCGCAAGCACGGACCGGAATCCATCGCCGGCCTGATCACGGCCCGCTGCACGAATGAAGAATTGTATCTCTTCCAGAAATTGATGCGGGCTGGCTTCCGTACGAATCAGCTCGACAGCAGCGCCCGTTACGGCCACGTCAATTTCGTGCACGCCGCCCGGCACGCCGTCGGCATCGGCCGCGCGCTCAACGACTGGGAAGACCTCACGAAGGCCAAGACGATCCTCGTGATCGGATCCAATGTCACTGATACCAACCCCTTGACCTCCGTCCGCATCAAGGAGGCCATCCGGGTCTACAAGGCACAAGTCATTGTCGCCGACTCCGCGGTGACCAGCATCGGCCAGTTGGCCTCACATCCCCTGCTGATTAAACCGGGATCCGAATCCTCCCTGATCGACGGACTCCTCAAGGCCGTAATCGATCAAGACCTGGTGGATGAGGACACGGTCAAAAAGCACCCGGAGGCCTTCGCCGCACTGAAACAGGC
This window encodes:
- the priA gene encoding primosomal protein N', with product MSDVSQSPVASASVPEPAVFADVIVPRRLRRAFTYQIPRELTGQVTIGRQVLIPFGTQTLHGLVVGVHTRLPRHAPTGALKPIRALADPLADQDLAKDRVDLLRWVAEYYAAPWGQCINLILPPGASQSPKIRRRYVATEEGRTCRLPEAGLDESEQTLLERLQRRRKGLSENALTKGVASSPSRALRHLTDLGLVRLSEDIATSGSSCVPVSGRTPPTVLSSTLDLLPSVTDDAPAASGWPATIRLALQQAPPGRVVLDAGRDLRGQCLVEAIRQTFAMGRRVLVVTGEVERATRLAALVTEAGLGALLLHGALSTSARGAVWQAAKSGAGNVLIGTRLAVFAPLPELGLIWVDGEDEGALKEEQAPRYHARDVARFRAGREGAALVWASNHPSLEAWHEVALATMVPASYRDSAMAPTVEVIDAKGLPSGTLLVPALCEGIRGALQRGELAILYLNRKGYASVLHCRDCGTMPQCGACSVTLTFHKLNRHLRCHYCGRTKSLPEECPKCHGPHLEPVGSGTERVEETVKRMFPGARVGRMDSDAVRRPADARAVAQLLADKELDILIGTEMLFRLPLSPRAAFVGIPDADAGLHVSDFRSAERTYHGLVDAVELARPGGRVMLQTRFGDHHAIAAIVAGDPTQFLTHERVFREMLQYPPFTHLIRLDISGRVESAVARAAQRWADLLHAALAGDGGRATRLPGPYGTAGAKQPGSFGGGDVTILGPSPAPKLLVRDRYCWQILVKSTDLSLARRTVTGTLDRLEQEQRVGQLRFDVDVDPVAMA
- a CDS encoding molybdopterin-dependent oxidoreductase, with the protein product MGLKPATNPDVEAASIELTIDGRTVTAKDGVSLYDVIASTGKIIPAMCYHYTFDPFGSCGMCLVMQEGKKAPVRSCTAKATAGMVIRTEGDDLFAARKKAVEKHLSVHPLDCPVCDADGHCELQDMAFQHGVTNLPNAKQKFIPEDTRSLVLDFNMNRCIACAECINVCKDVLMIDALQFMKKGGFNQVVAKGDLPLSCEFCGDCLAVCPVGAITNKYSKYLYKPWQMRKTTTTCNYCGDGCQMYLETKDTEVVRVTSPLSWKNKWGDRTETAKGHGGLCVRGRFGFQYIDSQQRLRQPLVRKGETLAETPWLETMHTLVDRLSEIHRKHGPESIAGLITARCTNEELYLFQKLMRAGFRTNQLDSSARYGHVNFVHAARHAVGIGRALNDWEDLTKAKTILVIGSNVTDTNPLTSVRIKEAIRVYKAQVIVADSAVTSIGQLASHPLLIKPGSESSLIDGLLKAVIDQDLVDEDTVKKHPEAFAALKQALAQVSLDDVATRTGVSADQIREAAALFAEAPRSIALCAEGIVRRPNGYHNVLKLMDLAWVTGKLGRPGCGVTTATEEVNEQGALDMGAAPEFLPGQARFDDPGARERFGKAWDVTLPASNSGANLMEILRRIRGGQIKALYVIGENPLATLPASLDVKNALAQLQLLVVQDPFLTETAKLAHFVLPASTYAEKDGTFTNLEGKVLRVRQAIDPIGESLPDWHIMTALANGLGYDWTYESPQDVQNEIMKLLPGYYNLGQPRRVTPNADAYLANGFAAEVGGRYHGKPAAGDATRPFTLLMGQVLYHSGKMSTQASGLINIEPNRGRLQMHPADIERLGLTEDSKIRITSQQGSVQLGVKADPTVMAGTCFFPEHFNEPPVKDLMTVETDPTTGVPYFKSTRVNIEKAAG
- a CDS encoding NADH-quinone oxidoreductase subunit B, which codes for MGLIQIGRQDKDGSPDVITTTVEKAVNWARKGSLWPMTFGLACCAIEMIAAVSSRYDMDRYGAGVFRASPRQSDLMIVAGTVCRRMAPVIRKIYDQMPEPKYVIAMGSCATSGNIYDTYSVVQGVDRFVPVDIYVPGCPPTPEALFDGILKLQERIMQKRVFTKQPKQVKEALNV
- the nuoD gene encoding NADH dehydrogenase (quinone) subunit D, with the translated sequence MGQLEDQRTTVYKVDPEHPESESLPTLRTEELLLNMGPQHPSTHGVLKVILELEGERLVKSTPVMGFLHRGVEKLAEDGTYHQFIPHTDRLDYVCAMYNNFAYCRAVEKLMNITVPDRAEYLRTIVAEVQRIIGHQFWLGTQALDIGAMTVFFYCFRDREILLDWFDELCGARLTTSWYRIGGVERDFTPSLFAKLKQFLDYFPPKIDEYVVFLEKNRIWLARTKGVAVISAEDALSFGLSGPTLRGSGVDYDLRKYEPYSAYPKCEFSVPVGKNGDTYDRYWIRVQELYESVKIIRQCLEQIQDGPIMADVPSVTFPPKERVFTNLEAMIQQFKLFSQGFNAPPGEIYCGTEAHKGELGFYIVSTGGGKPYRLKIRAPSFIHMGAFDHMSRGYMIADAVTIFGTYDIVMGECDR
- a CDS encoding OmpA family protein, whose amino-acid sequence is MMTRSMRASLLLVSCTMLPLHALTASAENAQSVGSGEAALTYSAGSIREQMPLDGIVNFITGDNQMTGNRMVIGWAGTDHLYLKLKNPGDAALGDLYTVYRRARKVFHPKTKAYLGHVIVKLGVVKVTQLDATTVGAQVVRSFAPISPGDPIMRFTPPAAEESAAPAAPATELEGMILDLQADKNMSLVGQYNIVYLDKGRDDGLQVGDRLDVSRIGNGLPKRKVGEVKILSTEPRTSTGYLYRATARVLVGDLVQYKDHSPVEAMVMDGVEGDVAPLSATPVAAGRSETASAAAAEPRQPSKVRLERAGGVTKLSLDDLVDQLEYESGEVKVKPSAIAILDDITAYLKIAGVDKQIRVEGHADNMEIGPSLKGRYPSNWELSKARAAGIVRYLVEKGGMDSAKLSSVGYGASRPVASNGTEEGRKKNRRIEVVLYAPEEEPKAQPVHEVTDAGLPEAGKYTFNQMGAAPADVTPAQAVPVPGSGTASVDSGSERTVPTSAQPASAPPSGEAAPSNTPGL
- a CDS encoding NADH-quinone oxidoreductase subunit C, producing the protein MHQLAARIEETFPGSFVSATEWRGDVAVTVKRDALHEVAKFLHDDPSMQFDYIVHVSSVDWPDDEERFEVVYEVYSIRKRQRIRLKTRVPESDCVVDSLVDIWKGADFMEREVYDMMGIRFRNHPDLRRILMPDDYDEGYPLRKDFPMRGRGWRDTFEFLDEPAR
- the ndhC gene encoding NADH-quinone oxidoreductase subunit A gives rise to the protein MAGSELLLEYLTRYFPILVFVFVALAFGGVTLLISYFLQPKYPEPEKLSAYECGSEPFSDARMPFPVRYYIFAMLFVIFDVEVIFLYPWAVVFKKIGLVGLLEMLLFIGLFLVAYVYAWRKGALEWD
- a CDS encoding response regulator; its protein translation is MPSVLVVDDEDAIRQLIRQTLEQAGYQVSAARDGKEGLARYRKAPADLVIMDILMPDQDGLESILTLRREFPNAKIVAITGGSDMIGILNFLDVAKMLGARRTLQKPFEMKQLLDVVHGELTS